Part of the Siniperca chuatsi isolate FFG_IHB_CAS linkage group LG6, ASM2008510v1, whole genome shotgun sequence genome, ACCGAAGAAGATTAGTTGGCGGGAGAGGAAAAGGCGGGGCTTCGGAGAGCCTACCTGACGAATGAACGCAGGCCCTTCACCGAAAGACCGGAAGCGCATGCTAGCGCGCTGCTGCTCATGTTGTTGTCATCATGTGTGACATGTAGCGAGAAGACGGTagtgatttgtgtgttttgtttgaaatataaCGTTTGTGTGATAAACCGGAGAATGGCAGCAACAGTGGCTACACCTGTCACCCCCACGGAGCACGACCCTGACCGCTGTGGGAGTGAGGAGGAGAGCCGCGGGGCCGAGgcggaggaggagagcagcCAGCAGCAGACAGGCCCCGCTGCCGCCGTGACGCACAGCCGACCGTCTAAACTCCCGCTGTCCCGCATAAAGGCGCTCATGAAGACCGACCCAGACGTGTCACTCGCCAGCCAGGAGTCTGTGTTCATCATCGCTAAAGCTACGGTAAAAACACGAAGGAAGCCCTGCAGCAACACAGAATGCTTACTCCCTATGCTTTCCACAATGTAATACTATTTCGATTTGAACCACTGCATCACTGAAAGTGCTGTATAACCTGTTACACTTATCCCTGCAGAAGAGTTGTCCTTCAGTTATATAAtttaatgtgttgtgtgtgtgtgtgtataagtaaTCATATAATCAGTGTTACTGTCAAatacagcagcagtttgtctCAATGAAGTGCCAAAATACATATTAAGGAAAGAGTGGAACAGAAGCTAACTCAAAAATGGGTCAGAGCTACAGAAATCATTTactataaaacataaaaaacctATTTAAGGAACTTCCTCTGCttgattcagaatcagaaatactttagtGATCCTCGTGGGGAAACTGTTTtgtcactatcacgtcagtgcacacaggaatagaagtactaagcaaaaaatataatacaggtcagaaaataaattaagtaccaagtgggtataagtataaaataagtgtgaagtacaaagtgggtttaccagttgatgataataatatggtataaagtaatagtgcatgaactgtcaagttaagtgtagcttagtaagattataatgagacggaggataatgcacagcagtaatagaggtatgaataaatatcaatatcaataaatagggaatttaagtatattgcccagcagtattaacacaggatattgcacaattatgtcaagtagggcagagatgtaatgatcaatatccagtttaatgacttagggtcataaagactaacacttagagggaggagttaaagagtttgatggccacaggcaggaatgacttcctgtggcgctctgtggtgcattttgagtgtttcgctgaaggtgctcctttgtttgactagcacgtcatggagcgggtgggagacactgtccaagatggcatgtagtttggccagcatcctcctctctgacaccactgccagagagtccagctccacccccacaatgtcactggccttacggatcagtttgttgagtctgtagcgttcgctaccctcaacctgctgccccagcatgcaacagcatacaggatagcactggccaccacagactcataaaacatcttcagcattgtccggcagatgttgaaggacctcagcctcctcagaaaatggaggcagctctggcccttcctgtaaacagcttgagtgttcttagcccagtccagtttattgtacATGTGTACTcacaggtacttgtaatcctctacaatgtccacactgaccccgtggatggaaaccagggtcactgctgctttggcccttcgtagatccacaaccagctccttagactttgtcgcattgagctgcagatggttatgctcacaccatgagacgaAGTTCCctaccacagccctgtactcagtctcatcaccaccgctgatacatcccaccacagcagagtcatcagaaaacttctgaaggtgtcaggactctgtgtggtagctgaagtccgtggagtagatggtgaagaggaagggtcgaaaggacagtcccctgaggggccccagtgttgctgaccacgctgtccaacacacagtgctgcagacgcacatgctgtggtctgccagtcaggtagtccacaatccaggacacgaggggggcatccacctgcattgctgccagcttctcacccagcagggcaggctggatggtgttgaaagcac contains:
- the pole4 gene encoding DNA polymerase epsilon subunit 4 — protein: MLLSSCVTCSEKTVVICVFCLKYNVCVINRRMAATVATPVTPTEHDPDRCGSEEESRGAEAEEESSQQQTGPAAAVTHSRPSKLPLSRIKALMKTDPDVSLASQESVFIIAKATELFVEMIAKDALVYAQQGKRKTLQRKDLDNAIEAIDEFAFLEGTLD